A genomic window from Lepisosteus oculatus isolate fLepOcu1 chromosome 27, fLepOcu1.hap2, whole genome shotgun sequence includes:
- the LOC138225230 gene encoding uncharacterized protein isoform X9 has translation MSPKECSCEPSRVKWLSSCGQRTGCQCPGPEQQKEVLHLGAELLPDSSSTLRSSVCGGAAANRTDVTQRAALFVGSSGFRSPSGCSCYSDEVLAVLEGMSSSDEESGKLLIEELLSLLQRNTKGTLPVILGFLESPQVTTAHRSAVLQAVEKLLRKTSAQHLDESLAKSTVSMALNEMTMSPKWLPDWQQPASNIVVCVVRDHYDSTMDMVLSFFQPGVLPHHTLLNAVGDISRNCSRDIARDIVRLLDLLVPVLPLAVTNKMKAMMSFALEGLYESWAKFQGPGQCVQDCSSQVIISFDIVHRWLPSSEPKVTEAIVLALAAMCCLLPEEKLQSELPAVLQAFQPLYAAELDISYSRINKSLSVLVGAAVPKARPVLESQLEQLLTMVHAQDLAVLMGLCASVHLDVVLSVLKRLETQLTDPAFPCNEQGSRSDFTCALILCYGQVALKAPAEDLLQRMDTDFMERLRHHVTTKEPSVRLSLCRSVGMMAQAVRSASPSGAPSFPAKAELLATMMALDLLQFFGSSYTLDDSLEESLREGILYLAAQDLRQTIQSLVTLISPSESSLSEVWQVLSTSQVVSETVKDLADHLGLMRDMKVDDPELDIHRHTEEQLAAQSSALTEQETPAEPVVLRALLGLITVLSIADKSQAKALVPFVYCRARPCLESESPEVRRVTVVLLGQLVRLGSEKARLNKEVHSSLVSVLLNLTDPSPEVIQACWTVLQHFTLECVLSMKEMCRILASKCSSCRGDSALVSL, from the exons ATGAGCCCGAAGGAGTGCAGCTGTGAGCCCAGCAGGGTGAAGTGGCTCTCCTCCTGTGGGCAGCGCACAGGCTGCCAGTGCCCCGGGCCAG AGCAGCAGAAGGAGGTTCTCCACCTGGGAGCAGAGCTGCTGCCTGATTCTTCTTCAACACTGAGATCCTCTGTTTGCGGAGGAGCAGCTGCTAACAGGACTGATGTGACCCAGAGAGCAGCTCTCTTTGTGGGCTCTTCAGGGTTCAGAAGTCCCAGTGGCTGCAGCTGTTATTCAG ATGAGGTCCTGGCTGTTCTGGAGGGAATGAGCAGCTCTGATGAGGAATCTGGGAAGCTCCTGATAGAAGAGCTGCTCTCCCTCCTGCAGAGGAACACCAAGGGGACACTGCCAGTCATCCTGGGATTCCTCGAGAGCCCCCAG GTGACAACTGCCCATCGCTCTGCTGTCCTCCAGGCAGTGGAGAAGCTGCTGCGCAAAACATCTGCGCAGCATCTGGATGAGTCCTTGGCCAAGAGCACCGTCTCGATGGCCTTGAATGAGATGACGATGTCACCG AAATGGCTGCCTGACTGGCAACAGCCAGCCAGCAACATTGTCGTTTGTGTGGTGAGAGACCACTACGACAGTACCATGGATATGGTGCTGTCCTTCTTCCAGCCCGGAGTGCTCCCTCACCACACCCTGCTGAATGCTGTAGGAGATATCTCCCGCAACTGCA GTCGTGACATAGCAAGGGATATAGTGAGACTTCTGGACCTGCTGGTGCCTGTTCTTCCCCTTGCTGTGACTAATAAAATGAAGGCAATGATGTCTTTTG CATTGGAAGGCCTGTATGAGAGCTGGGCAAAATTCCAGGGTCCCGGGCAGTGTGTTCAGGACTGTTCAAGCCAGGTCATCATAAGTTTTGATATAGTGCACAGATGGCTGCCATCTTCTGAGCCAAAG GTGACGGAGGCCATTGTCTTGGCCCTGGCAGCTATGTGCTGCCTGCTCCCTGAGGAGAAGCTTCAGAGTGAGCTGCCAGCAGTTTTACAGGCCTTCCAGCCACTGTATGCAGCTGAGCTGGACATCAGCTACTCCAGAATCAACAAG agtctgagtgtgcttgtgggGGCAGCAGTGCCGAAGGCCAGACCAGTGCTGGAATCCCAGCTGGAGCAGCTGCTGACCATGGTCCACGcccag GATCTGGCAGTGCTGATGGGgctgtgtgccagtgtgcacctggatgtggtgctgtctgtgctgaAGAGACTGGAGACCCAGCTGACTGACCCAGCCTTCCCCTGCAATGAGCAGGGCTCTAGG AGTGATTTCACCTGTGCCCTGATTCTGTGCTATGGGCAAGTTGCACTTAAAGCACCTGCAGAGGATCTACTGCAGAGAATGGACACTGACTTTATGGAGAGACTGAGACACCATGTCACCACTAAG GAGCCCAGTGTCAGACTGAGCCTGTGCCGCAGTGTGGGCATGATGGCACAGGCAGTGCGCAGCGCCAGTCCCTCCGGAGCTCCCAGCTTCCCTGCCAAGGCCGAGCTCCTGGCAAcaatgatg GCTCTTGACCTGCTGCAATTCTTCGGCAGTAGTTATACTCTGGATGACAGCTTGGAAGAGAGTTTGAGGGAGGGGATATTATATCTGGCTGCACAGGACCTCAGACAGACCATCCAGTCCCTAGTGACCCTCATTTCTCCCTCTGAGAG CTCACTCTCGGAGGTGTGGCAGGTCCTCAGTACCAGCCAGGTGGTCTCGGAGACCGTGAAGGACCTGGCTGATCATCTCGGCCTGATGAGGGACATGAAGGTGGATGATCCAGAACTGGAT atccacagacacacagaggagCAGCTGGCAGCTCAGAGCTCAGCCCTGACAGAGCAGGAGACCCCAGCTGAGCCAGTTGTTCTGCGGGCTCTACTGGGCTTGATCACTGTCCTGTCCATCGCGGACAAGAGTCAAGCCAAAGCACTGGTGCCCTTTGTGTACTGTAGAGCCAGGCCCTGCTTGGAAAGT GAGAGCCCGGAGGTCCGCAGAGTCACAGTGGTTCTGCTGGGGCAGCTGGTCAGGCTGGGCTCTGAGAAAGCCCGGCTCAACAAAGAGGTCCACAGCTCCCTGGTCAGCGTGCTGCTGAACCTGACTGACCCCAGCCCAGAGGTCATCCAG GCCTGCTGGACAGTCCTACAGCACTTCACCCTGGAATGTGTGCTGTCCATGAAGGAGATGTGCAGGATCCTG
- the LOC138225230 gene encoding uncharacterized protein isoform X5, whose translation MSPKECSCEPSRVKWLSSCGQRTGCQCPGPEQQKEVLHLGAELLPDSSSTLRSSVCGGAAANRTDVTQRAALFVGSSGFRSPSGCSCYSDEVLAVLEGMSSSDEESGKLLIEELLSLLQRNTKGTLPVILGFLESPQVTTAHRSAVLQAVEKLLRKTSAQHLDESLAKSTVSMALNEMTMSPKWLPDWQQPASNIVVCVVRDHYDSTMDMVLSFFQPGVLPHHTLLNAVGDISRNCSRDIARDIVRLLDLLVPVLPLAVTNKMKAMMSFALEGLYESWAKFQGPGQCVQDCSSQVIISFDIVHRWLPSSEPKVTEAIVLALAAMCCLLPEEKLQSELPAVLQAFQPLYAAELDISYSRINKSLSVLVGAAVPKARPVLESQLEQLLTMVHAQDLAVLMGLCASVHLDVVLSVLKRLETQLTDPAFPCNEQGSRSDFTCALILCYGQVALKAPAEDLLQRMDTDFMERLRHHVTTKEPSVRLSLCRSVGMMAQAVRSASPSGAPSFPAKAELLATMMALDLLQFFGSSYTLDDSLEESLREGILYLAAQDLRQTIQSLVTLISPSESSLSEVWQVLSTSQVVSETVKDLADHLGLMRDMKVDDPELDIHRHTEEQLAAQSSALTEQETPAEPVVLRALLGLITVLSIADKSQAKALVPFVYCRARPCLESESPEVRRVTVVLLGQLVRLGSEKARLNKEVHSSLVSVLLNLTDPSPEVIQACWTVLQHFTLECVLSMKEMCRILITSGQFSLAQRLALQGAQSRRAWVRESAAIFIGLQVQQLQRRLCSCFALRRAQRAS comes from the exons ATGAGCCCGAAGGAGTGCAGCTGTGAGCCCAGCAGGGTGAAGTGGCTCTCCTCCTGTGGGCAGCGCACAGGCTGCCAGTGCCCCGGGCCAG AGCAGCAGAAGGAGGTTCTCCACCTGGGAGCAGAGCTGCTGCCTGATTCTTCTTCAACACTGAGATCCTCTGTTTGCGGAGGAGCAGCTGCTAACAGGACTGATGTGACCCAGAGAGCAGCTCTCTTTGTGGGCTCTTCAGGGTTCAGAAGTCCCAGTGGCTGCAGCTGTTATTCAG ATGAGGTCCTGGCTGTTCTGGAGGGAATGAGCAGCTCTGATGAGGAATCTGGGAAGCTCCTGATAGAAGAGCTGCTCTCCCTCCTGCAGAGGAACACCAAGGGGACACTGCCAGTCATCCTGGGATTCCTCGAGAGCCCCCAG GTGACAACTGCCCATCGCTCTGCTGTCCTCCAGGCAGTGGAGAAGCTGCTGCGCAAAACATCTGCGCAGCATCTGGATGAGTCCTTGGCCAAGAGCACCGTCTCGATGGCCTTGAATGAGATGACGATGTCACCG AAATGGCTGCCTGACTGGCAACAGCCAGCCAGCAACATTGTCGTTTGTGTGGTGAGAGACCACTACGACAGTACCATGGATATGGTGCTGTCCTTCTTCCAGCCCGGAGTGCTCCCTCACCACACCCTGCTGAATGCTGTAGGAGATATCTCCCGCAACTGCA GTCGTGACATAGCAAGGGATATAGTGAGACTTCTGGACCTGCTGGTGCCTGTTCTTCCCCTTGCTGTGACTAATAAAATGAAGGCAATGATGTCTTTTG CATTGGAAGGCCTGTATGAGAGCTGGGCAAAATTCCAGGGTCCCGGGCAGTGTGTTCAGGACTGTTCAAGCCAGGTCATCATAAGTTTTGATATAGTGCACAGATGGCTGCCATCTTCTGAGCCAAAG GTGACGGAGGCCATTGTCTTGGCCCTGGCAGCTATGTGCTGCCTGCTCCCTGAGGAGAAGCTTCAGAGTGAGCTGCCAGCAGTTTTACAGGCCTTCCAGCCACTGTATGCAGCTGAGCTGGACATCAGCTACTCCAGAATCAACAAG agtctgagtgtgcttgtgggGGCAGCAGTGCCGAAGGCCAGACCAGTGCTGGAATCCCAGCTGGAGCAGCTGCTGACCATGGTCCACGcccag GATCTGGCAGTGCTGATGGGgctgtgtgccagtgtgcacctggatgtggtgctgtctgtgctgaAGAGACTGGAGACCCAGCTGACTGACCCAGCCTTCCCCTGCAATGAGCAGGGCTCTAGG AGTGATTTCACCTGTGCCCTGATTCTGTGCTATGGGCAAGTTGCACTTAAAGCACCTGCAGAGGATCTACTGCAGAGAATGGACACTGACTTTATGGAGAGACTGAGACACCATGTCACCACTAAG GAGCCCAGTGTCAGACTGAGCCTGTGCCGCAGTGTGGGCATGATGGCACAGGCAGTGCGCAGCGCCAGTCCCTCCGGAGCTCCCAGCTTCCCTGCCAAGGCCGAGCTCCTGGCAAcaatgatg GCTCTTGACCTGCTGCAATTCTTCGGCAGTAGTTATACTCTGGATGACAGCTTGGAAGAGAGTTTGAGGGAGGGGATATTATATCTGGCTGCACAGGACCTCAGACAGACCATCCAGTCCCTAGTGACCCTCATTTCTCCCTCTGAGAG CTCACTCTCGGAGGTGTGGCAGGTCCTCAGTACCAGCCAGGTGGTCTCGGAGACCGTGAAGGACCTGGCTGATCATCTCGGCCTGATGAGGGACATGAAGGTGGATGATCCAGAACTGGAT atccacagacacacagaggagCAGCTGGCAGCTCAGAGCTCAGCCCTGACAGAGCAGGAGACCCCAGCTGAGCCAGTTGTTCTGCGGGCTCTACTGGGCTTGATCACTGTCCTGTCCATCGCGGACAAGAGTCAAGCCAAAGCACTGGTGCCCTTTGTGTACTGTAGAGCCAGGCCCTGCTTGGAAAGT GAGAGCCCGGAGGTCCGCAGAGTCACAGTGGTTCTGCTGGGGCAGCTGGTCAGGCTGGGCTCTGAGAAAGCCCGGCTCAACAAAGAGGTCCACAGCTCCCTGGTCAGCGTGCTGCTGAACCTGACTGACCCCAGCCCAGAGGTCATCCAG GCCTGCTGGACAGTCCTACAGCACTTCACCCTGGAATGTGTGCTGTCCATGAAGGAGATGTGCAGGATCCTG